In Haemorhous mexicanus isolate bHaeMex1 chromosome 21, bHaeMex1.pri, whole genome shotgun sequence, the following proteins share a genomic window:
- the PTGES2 gene encoding prostaglandin E synthase 2 — translation MAGAGRVWRVGALLLPPAWRLRAPGRAFGAAAGRGGSSGGGRLVLGAAFALGGAAGLCLAARQRLREHSAAELPAGSLQLTLYQYKTCPFCSKVRAFLDYHGLPYEIVEVNPIMRKEIKFSSYRKVPILLANAGSPLQLNDSSVIISAIKTYLVSRRNSLEEIVSFYPPVKTVTEQGKEVIEYENKYWLMLDEKETKKVYPVKEVRVEEMKWRKWADDWLVHLISPNVYRTPKEALASFDYIVREGKFGTLEGLFAKYVGAVAMFFVSKRLKKRHQLRDDVREDLYEAVNEWVKAVGKNRLFMGGNQPNLADLAVYGVLRVMEGLEAFDDMMVHTKIQPWYQRMEEVIEKTGVAI, via the exons ATGGCGGGTGCCGGCCGCGTCTGGCGGGTCGGAGCGCTGCTGTTGCCGCCAGCCTGGCGGCTGCGGGCCCCGGGACGAGCCTTCGGCGCCGCGGCGGGACGGGGaggcagcagcggcggcggccgcctGGTGCTGGGCGCTGCGTTCGCTCTGGGCGGCGCCGCGGGGCTGTGCCTGGCGGCGCGGCAGCGCCTGCGGGAGCACTCGGCCGCTGAG ctgcctgcagggagcctgCAGCTCACTCTCTACCAGTATAAAACATGTCCTTTCTGCAGCAAAGTCCGAGCTTTTCTTGATTACCATGGACTGCCCTATGAAATTGTGGAAGTGAACCCAATCATGAGGAAGGAGATCAAATTCTCTTCCTACAGAAAGGTGCCCATCCTGCTAGCCAATGCTGGAAGCCCTCTG CAATTGAACGACTCCTCGGTGATAATCAGTGCAATAAAGACCTATCTTGTTTCCAG GAGGAATAGCTTAGAAGAAATTGTGTCCTTTTATCCACCTGTTAAAACAGTGACTGAACAAGGCAAGGAGGTGATTGAGTATGAGAATAAATACTGGCTCATGCTGGATGAGAAGGAGACCAAAAAAGTCTATCCTGTCAAAGAAGTGAGAGT GGAAGAAATGAAGTGGAGAAAATGGGCAGATGATTGGCTTGTTCACCTCATCTCCCCCAATGTTTACCGCACCCCCAAAGAAGCTTTGGCATCTTTTGATTACATTGTCCGTGAGGGGAAGTTTGGCACCTTGGAAGGTCTCTTTGCCAAATACGTGGGGGCTGTTGCCATGTTCTTCGTTAGCAAGAGGCTGAAGAAAAG ACACCAGCTTCGAGATGATGTCCGAGAAGATTTGTATGAAGCAGTTAATGAGTGGGTGAAAGCTGTTGGCAAAAATCGACTGTTCATGGGCGGGAACCAGCCAAACCTCGCTGACCTG gcagTGTACGGGGTACTCCGGGTCATGGAAGGGCTGGAAGCCTTTGATGACATGATGGTTCACACCAAAATTCAGCCTTGGTACCAGCGCATGGAAGAAGTAATTGAAAAAACTGGAGTTGCAATCTga